A genomic region of Anopheles coustani chromosome 3, idAnoCousDA_361_x.2, whole genome shotgun sequence contains the following coding sequences:
- the LOC131261544 gene encoding polyribonucleotide nucleotidyltransferase 1, mitochondrial, whose product MLHNVLRLHQCRRKVHIFPHVRCLRRRWFSTEKLETPEVDVPLSTGRIVRISSGKYARFADGCAVVSIGDTAVMVTAVAKQKSQNSSFLPLVVDYRQKSAAAGRIPTNFLRRELGPSEKEILSARLVDRSIRPLFPAEFRYDTQIVCNMLAIDASNPPDVQAINGASAALALSDIPWNGPVGAVRVGLVDNEVIINPTRKEMQLSALDLVVAATRQNLVVMLEGRGNVVNENELRMAIKKGTKEAQLIINGIERLQKAFGKPKRSLEPLPTVDEEIQAAVRTMSEMRLREIFRDFSHDKFSRDQAVSKTRSDTIDKVWSSYSSADPGLISEAFNKFTKHVFREMLLEEDRRCDGRGLDDLRNISCSVNLHKPLHGSALFQRGQTQVFCTVALDSPESALRLDPVASLDSGMKSKNFFLHYEFPPYATGETGKVGPIGRREIGHGALAEKGLVPIVPNEHPFTIRLTSEVLESNGSSSMATVCAGSMALMDAGVPVQEAAAGVAIGLITKYENDDTKHLQDYRILTDLLGIEDYMGDMDMKVAGTRRGITAIQADIKVPGIPLKVVMEALQKSMEARFKILDLMDATIASPRTVRKDSWPVTDRLVIEAHQRPKLLGAGGTNVRRLYLETGVQLTQEDETSFRIFAPSEAAMHEAKEYLENLMKTEKIPDLEFGAIYTAKIVELRDTGVMVTLYPSMPPTLLHNAQLDQRKIAHPSALGLLVGTEIQVKYFGRDPVSGFMRLSRKVLQGPPTAMIRNLDRPSRSSLAGGSDQATTTTPTNGTGEGIKA is encoded by the exons ATGTTACACAATGTTTTACGATTACACCAGTGTCGAAGAAAGGTGCACATTTTCCCTCACGTTCGGTGCTTGAGACGACGATGGTTTTCAACGGAAAAGCTAGAAACCCCGGAAGTGGATGTACCATTGAGCACCGG GCGAATTGTTAGGATATCTTCGGGAAAGTATGCCCGATTTGCCGATGGCTGCGCCGTCGTGTCGATAGGAGACACTGCCGTCATGGTGACGGCCGTtgcgaaacaaaaatcacaaaactCATCCTTCCTGCCGCTGGTGGTAGACTATCGGCAAAAGTCTGCCGCAGCCGGTCGGATACCAACGAACTTTCTGCGCCGAGAGCTTGGTCCATCGGAGAAGGAAATCCTTTCCGCCCGGCTTGTGGACCGCTCGATTAGGCCTCTTTTCCCGGCCGAATTCCGTTACGATACCCAAATCGTGTGCAATATGCTTGCGATCGATGCAAGCAACCCACCGGATGTGCAGGCCATTAATGGTGCATCAGCTGCCCTGGCCCTGAGTGACATTCCGTGGAATGGGCCGGTCGGTGCCGTGCGCGTTGGACTGGTAGATAACGAAGTTATCATCAATCCGACGCGCAAGGAAATGCAACTGAGTGCGCTCGATCTTGTGGTGGCGGCAACCCGGCAGAATTTAGTCGTTATGCTCGAGGGTCGGGGAAACGTTGTGAACGAGAACGAGCTGCGTATGGCAATTAAAAAGGGCACCAAAGAGGCGCAGCTCATCATCAACGGTATCGAACGGTTACAGAAAGCCTTCGGAAAACCTAAACGATCACTCGAACCCTTGCCCACCGTAGACGAGGAGATTCAAGCCGCCGTGCGCACAATGTCTGAGATGCGGTTAAGGGAAATATTTCGTGACTTTTCCCACGACAAGTTCAGCCGGGATCAGGCCGTCAGCAAGACGCGCTCGGACACGATCGACAAAGTGTGGTCGAGTTATTCGAGTGCAGATCCGGGTCTCATCTCGGAAGCTTTCAACAAATTCACCAAACACGTGTTCCGTGAGATGCTGCTCGAAGAAGATCGACGCTGCGATGGGCGAGGGTTGGACGATTTGCGTAACATTAGCTGCTCGGTGAATCTCCACAAACCACTGCACGGATCGGCGTTATTTCAGCGTGGTCAAACGCAGGTCTTCTGTACGGTCGCACTCGATTCGCCCGAAAGTGCCCTCCGGCTCGATCCGGTTGCGTCACTCGACAGTGGGATGAagtcgaaaaactttttccttcactACGAGTTCCCACCGTACGCGACGGGGGAAACGGGAAAGGTGGGGCCGATCGGACGGCGTGAAATTGGGCACGGCGCGCTGGCGGAGAAAGGTCTCGTACCGATCGTTCCCAACGAGCATCCGTTTACGATACGGCTCACGTCGGAGGTGCTTGAGTCGAACGGATCCAGCTCGATGGCAACCGTGTGTGCCGGTTCGATGGCCCTCATGGACGCCGGTGTGCCCGTGCAGGAAGCAGCCGCCGGTGTGGCGATTGGATTGATAACCAAGTACGAAAACGATGATACCAAACACTTACAAGACTACCGGATACTAACGGACCTCCTCGGTATCGAAGACTACATGGGTGACATGGACATGAAGGTGGCGGGCACTCGACGGGGCATCACGGCCATACAGGCGGACATCAAAGTTCCAGGCATTCCGCTAAAAGTGGTCATGGAAGCGCTTCAAAAATCCATGGAAGCACGATTTAAAATTCTCGATCTGATGGACGCAACGATCGCGTCACCACGGACTGTTCGGAAAGACAGCTGGCCCGTAACGGACCGATTAGTAATCGAGGCTCACCAACGCCCGAAGCTGCTCGGAGCGGGCGGTACTAACGTGCGCCGGTTGTATCTCGAGACGGGCGTACAGTTGACGCAGGAGGACGAAACCAGTTTCAGAATTTTCGCCCCCTCCGAAGCGGCCATGCACGAGGCGAAGGAGTACCTCGAGAATTTgatgaaaacggaaaagataCCGGACCTCGAATTTGGGGCCATCTACACTGCCAAGATTGTGGAGCTGCGAGACACCGGAGTGATGGTGACACTCTACCCTTCGATGCCTCCGACGTTACTTCATAATGCTCAACTCGATCAAAGAAAG ATCGCCCATCCCTCTGCCCTCGGTCTGCTGGTCGGTACCGAAATACAGGTGAAATACTTCGGCCGCGACCCGGTGTCCGGTTTCATGCGTCTCTCGCGCAAAGTCCTGCAAGGTCCGCCGACGGCAATGATTCGCAATCTCGATCGACCATCCCGATCGTCTCTTGCGGGCGGTTCGGATcaagcgacgacgacgacacccACAAACGGCACTGGTGAGGGAATCAAGGCGTAG
- the LOC131272443 gene encoding NADH dehydrogenase [ubiquinone] 1 alpha subcomplex subunit 9, mitochondrial yields the protein MASLILVNGVHLAKQQTGLLGVVCLKANYSTDAPRKLKTTNLAAMKRGTGGRSSFNGIVATVFGSTGFLGRYVCNKLGKIGSQVIIPYRADHYEALRLKLVGDLGQVLFHPYDLRDEEAIYKAVKHSNVVINLVGRDWETKNFSFKDVHVDGARRLARIARQAGVEKFVHVSSLNATPTPQPFFTKEGSKFLSSKYYGEQAVREEFPEAIVFRPSDIYGQEDRFLRYYAHIWRRQFRAMPLWYKGERTVKQPVYCADLAQGIVNAIKDSDSQGKTYQALGPRRYKLSALVDWFHQVMRKDEKWWGYYRYDLRYDPTFRVKVLLTEMLSPSFPIGDLHTERVEREYHTDEVQKGVPTLEDLGVNLTYMEDQVPWELRPYRAALYYDAELDEFEKPTPPQYIQ from the exons ATGGCATCGCTGATTCTGGTGAACGGGGTGCACCTGGCAA AACAACAAACCGGATTGCTGGGGGTTGTCTGCCTGAAGGCCAACTACAGCACCGATGCGCCGCGTAAGCTGAAGACGACCAACTTGGCCGCGATGAAGCGCGGTACCGGTGGTCGTTCCAGCTTCAACGGCATCGTGGCAACCGTGTTCGGTAGCACCGGATTCTTGGGCCGCTACGTGTGCAATAAGCTGGGCAAAATTGGCAGCCAGGTGATCATTCCCTACCGGGCGGACCATTACGAAGCGCTGCGCCTGAAGCTGGTCGGTGACCTCGGCCAGGTTCTGTTCCACCCGTACGATCTGCGTGACGAGGAAGCGATCTACAAGGCGGTCAAACACTCGAACGTCGTCATCAATCTGGTGGGGCGCGATTGGGAGACCAAGAATTTCTCCTTCAAAGACGTGCACGTCGATGGCGCCAGACGGTTGGCACGCATCGCACGCCAGGCCGGCGTGGAGAAGTTTGTACACGTTTCTAGCCTGAACGCAACGCCGACCCCGCAGCCGTTCTTTACCAAGGAGGGCAGCAAGTTTCTGTCGAGCAAGTACTACGGTGAGCAGGCCGTGCGGGAAGAGTTCCCCGAGGCGATTGTGTTCCGTCCGTCGGACATCTACGGCCAGGAGGATCGGTTCCTGCGCTACTACGCGCACATCTGGCGCCGACAGTTCCGCGCCATGCCACTCTGGTATAAGGGTGAGCGCACGGTCAAGCAGCCCGTGTACTGCGCCGATCTGGCCCAGGGCATCGTTAACGCCATCAAGGATTCAGACTCGCAGGGTAAGACATACCAGGCGCTGGGACCGCGTCGCTACAAGCTGTCGGCGCTGGTCGACTGGTTCCATCAGGTGATGCGCAAGGATGAGAAATGGTGGGGTTACTATCGGTACGATCTGCGCTACGATCCCACGTTCCGCGTGAAGGTCCTGCTGACGGAAATGCTTTCACCGTCGTTCCCGATCGGTGATCTGCACACGGAACGCGTGGAGCGTGAGTATCACACCGACGAGGTGCAGAAGGGTGTCCCCACGCTGGAAGATTTGGGCGTCAATCTGACGTACATGGAGGATCAG GTACCATGGGAACTGAGACCGTACCGTGCCGCCCTGTACTACGATGCCGAGTTGGATGAGTTCGAGAAACCTACGCCACCACAGTACATTCAGTAG
- the LOC131272441 gene encoding synembryn, with protein sequence MDADGLRCLLSGDYGLVEEALNKFNKQNSQVFNFMHFTSTGQWVLIWNKLFAYLADPGMPHRVGCLMAIKVLSRDKTYLNETVTVEQLDLLLQLAGIGTLDTCEATQEVQVEALKCLSNMIFQSTKCQEMCLSNASTEGIIRRVKMYKEAPYGYDIKYFDMKLLFLLTAINCDIRAKVRDQLHGLVYLVETLDLFMGQAATFKEFSDKDLDLINEVLKVLFNLTVRTSDNLVPEEEEATQFHRLVTVLHDLFFYRTLNRDKIVSLHSNIVNLLTSVPVSCYVELVTSLSAKCDSPPARGGDDPMVIVPFESKNMYVLHVLVEFLRKNFQKAEKKSDQYELLSPILTVLIKAIRADAINRRYIRSVVLPPLRDVRDRPEIGKELRNYLCSLLTSPCTQIADLSAELLFVLCKENVGRMIKYTGYGNAAGLFANRGLLGGRTAKGCEQYSSDSEDSDTEEYKQLQHAINPVLGCYEPPKPNPLEGMSEERKEYEAMELVKLMDKLQRQGVIQPCKIGEDGRPQAVEHIMELQEEIPEQQRDHKRKT encoded by the exons ATGGATGCAGACGGCTTAAGATGTTTGCTCAGTGGAGATTATGGGCTGGTGGAGGAAGCGTtgaataaattcaacaaacag AATTCCCAGGTGTTCAACTTCATGCATTTCACCAGCACGGGCCAATGGGTGCTAATTTGGAACAAGCTATTTGCGTACCTGGCCGATCCGGGAATGCCGCATCGCGTTGGGTGCCTGATGGCGATTAAAGTGCTCAGTCGGGACAAAACGTATCTGAATGAAACGGTGACGGTGGAACAGCTCGACTTGCTGCTCCAGCTGGCCGGTATTGGCACGCTGGACACGTGTGAGGCCACGCAAGAGGTGCAGGTTGAGGCCCTGAAATGTCTCAGTAACATGATATTCCAAAGCACCAAGTGTCAGGAGATGTGTCTGAGCAATGCTTCCACCGAGGGCATCATCAGGCGCGTCAAAATGTACAA GGAAGCACCATACGGGTATgacataaaatatttcgacATGAAGCTACTGTTTCTGCTGACAGCGATCAATTGTGATATTCGAGCCAAAGTGCGAGATCAGTTGCACGGTCTGGTGTATCTCGTCGAGACGTTGGATCTGTTCATGGGTCAAGCGGCAACATTTAAAGAGTTTAGC GATAAAGATTTGGATCTGATCAACGAGGTACTGAAGGTACTCTTCAATCTCACCGTTCGCACATCGGACAACCTCGTTccggaggaggaagaagcgaCGCAATTCCACCGGCTCGTCACCGTGCTTCATGATCTGTTCTTCTATCGCACGCTGAACCGCGACAAGATCGTCTCACTGCACTCGAACATCGTCAACCTGCTGACGAGCGTCCCGGTCAGTTGCTACGTCGAGCTGGTGACATCGCTTAGCGCCAAATGCGACAGTCCTCCGGCGCGCGGTGGCGACGACCCGATGGTGATCGTGCCGTTCGAGAGCAAAAACATGTACGTGCTGCACGTGCTGGTGGAGTTTTTACGCAAGAACTTCCAGAAGGCGGAGAAAAAGTCCGACCAGTACGAGCTGCTCTCCCCGATCCTGACCGTGCTGATCAAGGCGATCCGAGCCGATGCAATCAACCGCCGCTACATTCGCTCGGTCGTCCTACCTCCGTTAAGGGATGTACGTGATCGGCCGGAGATTGGGAAGGAGCTACGTAACTACCTGTGCTCGCTGCTGACCAGCCCCTGCACCCAAATTGCCGACCTTTCGGCGGAGCTCCTGTTTGTCCTGTGCAAGGAGAACGTCGGGCGGATGATCAAGTACACGGGGTACGGTAATGCGGCCGGGTTGTTCGCGAACCGCGGGCTTCTCGGTGGCCGAACGGCGAAGGGATGCGAGCAGTATTCATCGGACAGCGAGGACAGCGACACCGAAGAGTACAAACAGCTGCAGCACGCCATCAACCCGGTGCTCGGGTGTTACGaaccaccgaaaccgaacccgCTGGAGGGAATGTCCGAGGAGCGCAAAGAGTACGAGGCGATGGAGCTGGTGAAGCTGATGGATAAACTGCAGCGTCAGGGTGTGATACAACCGTGCAAAATAGGCGAGGATGGCCGACCGCAGGCCGTGGAACACATTATGGAGCTGCAGGAGGAAATACCGGAACAACAGCGAGACCATAAGCGAAAAACTTGA